The following are encoded in a window of Anopheles stephensi strain Indian chromosome X, UCI_ANSTEP_V1.0, whole genome shotgun sequence genomic DNA:
- the LOC118517376 gene encoding uncharacterized protein LOC118517376 isoform X1 has translation MVVRFSESECVTVVSVQPNSSSSSFVCGGLQNLRRQIKPTVEHGAVFTAGQTHRTMKIILLIAVLLPLAAYAKPSATSSLDPVDLADIELAADDVARIKRSGFGSGSGSFDLLSGLKKTLLSGIGSASASLVAGSSSSSLSSGSGHGSSGHSSGSSSYGSSGHSYEKPHEDSHFDGWSLKKSILNTLFQAVKAITGGVTAIKGQLIKGSGYLVSGAGKLIASGGDAVTGVGKKIALSAHLIPPKHSSHPFAKLTGILSSSSSALSGLSGSSSSSSSSSGHHHGDSSGESFTSYEAPTSYGHDAGHSGPSGPSYIPPAKSSHKAPSINSYGADLDDHHHHGGSYVSAGKYGHSSDVSLHHHHQDDSHHDHYPTGYGKGHTNVVEASDVLRQILNQKIPHHSDEFPKKVIAQYEIPSDSNPPPFKPIKGGYLPPNRVYGVPAGPIDSVTHSHSITTSFGTGHYPKLISATHVETEPGLPSSYDIYRSMSLKHHGGHDKHQHGSKPTGWGSREIGHSASGVSYELLPPKQSSGELVHEQQLRDLTKHLGNGIEVQKSLAYEIADPSASHQHQKRRSDEATDTNTDQSDDTATKSTAT, from the exons ATCATTCTGCTGATCGCTGTGTTGCTGCCGTTGGCAGCGTACGCCAAACCCTCGGCCACCTCAAGCCTGGACCCGGTCGATCTGGCCGACATAGAGCTGGCGGCGGATGATGTGGCGAGAATCAAACGTTCCGGGTTCGGGTCTGGTAGTGGGTCGTTCGATTTGCTGTCCGGTCTCAAGAAG ACGCTGCTGTCGGGTATTGGATCTGCGTCGGCTTCACTCGTTGCGGGCAGCAGTAGCTCTTCGCTGAGCTCCGGCTCGGGACACGGAAGCTCGGGACACTCGAGCGGTAGCTCCAGCTACGGTTCATCGGGCCATTCGTACGAAAAGCCTCAC GAGGACTCACACTTTGACGGTTGGTCGCTGAAGAAATCGATCCTGAACACGCTCTTCCAGGCGGTGAAAGCCATCACCGGTGGCGTGACCGCGATCAAGGGTCAGCTGATCAAGGGTTCGGGCTATCTGGTGAGCGGTGCGGGCAAATTGATCGCTTCCGGCGGTGATGCCGTTACCGGGGTGGGCAAAAAGATCGCCCTGTCCGCCCATCTCATCCCACCGAAGCATTCGTCCCATCCGTTCGCGAAGCTGACCGGCATCCTTTCATCCTCCTCATCGGCGCTGTCCGGGCTGTCCGGATCGTCATCTTCGTCGTCCTCGTCATCGGGCCACCATCACGGTGATTCGTCGGGTGAAA GCTTCACCAGCTACGAGGCACCGACCAGTTACGGTCATGATGCTGGCCACAGCggcccatccggaccgtcctACATTCCACCGGCCAAGAGCTCCCACAAGGCGCCCTCGATCAACTCGTACGGTGCGGATCTggacgatcatcatcatcacggtgGTAGCTACGTGTCTGCCGGCAAGTACGGCCACTCGTCCGATG TATCgctgcaccatcatcatcaggacGACTCCCATCACGATCACTACCCGACTGGGTACGGTAAGGGCCACACGAACGTGGTCGAAGCGTCGGACGTACTGCGCCAAATACTGAACCAGAAGATCCCGCACCATTCGGACGAGTTTCCGAAGAAGGTCATTGCGCAGTACGAGATCCCGTCCGATTCGAACCCACCGCCGTTCAAACCGATCAAGGGCGGCTACCTGCCACCGAACCGGGTGTACGGTGTGCCGGCTGGCCCGATCGATTCCGTTACGCACTCGCACTCGATCACCACCTCGTTCGGTACCGGCCACTATCCGAAACTGATCTCCGCCACGCACGTGGAAACCGAACCGGGACTACCCAGCTCGTACGACATCTACCGCTCGATGTCACTGAAGCACCACGGCGGTCATGACAAGCACCAGCACGGCTCGAAACCGACCGGCTGGGGCTCGCGTGAGATTGGTCACAGTGCGAGCGGTGTGTCGTACGAGCTGCTTCCGCCCAAGCAATCTTCCGGCGAGCTGGTGCACGAGCAGCAGTTGCGTGATCTGACCAAACATCTCGGCAACGGGATCGAGGTGCAGAAATCGCTTGCGTACGAGATCGCCGACCCGTCCGCGTCACACCAGCACCAGAAGCGACGGTCGGATGAAGCGACGGACACGAACACTGACCAAAGCGACGACACCGCGACGAAGAGTACCGCCACGTAG
- the LOC118517376 gene encoding uncharacterized protein LOC118517376 isoform X2, translating into MYGELIGSLGKENTLKIILLIAVLLPLAAYAKPSATSSLDPVDLADIELAADDVARIKRSGFGSGSGSFDLLSGLKKTLLSGIGSASASLVAGSSSSSLSSGSGHGSSGHSSGSSSYGSSGHSYEKPHEDSHFDGWSLKKSILNTLFQAVKAITGGVTAIKGQLIKGSGYLVSGAGKLIASGGDAVTGVGKKIALSAHLIPPKHSSHPFAKLTGILSSSSSALSGLSGSSSSSSSSSGHHHGDSSGESFTSYEAPTSYGHDAGHSGPSGPSYIPPAKSSHKAPSINSYGADLDDHHHHGGSYVSAGKYGHSSDVSLHHHHQDDSHHDHYPTGYGKGHTNVVEASDVLRQILNQKIPHHSDEFPKKVIAQYEIPSDSNPPPFKPIKGGYLPPNRVYGVPAGPIDSVTHSHSITTSFGTGHYPKLISATHVETEPGLPSSYDIYRSMSLKHHGGHDKHQHGSKPTGWGSREIGHSASGVSYELLPPKQSSGELVHEQQLRDLTKHLGNGIEVQKSLAYEIADPSASHQHQKRRSDEATDTNTDQSDDTATKSTAT; encoded by the exons ATCATTCTGCTGATCGCTGTGTTGCTGCCGTTGGCAGCGTACGCCAAACCCTCGGCCACCTCAAGCCTGGACCCGGTCGATCTGGCCGACATAGAGCTGGCGGCGGATGATGTGGCGAGAATCAAACGTTCCGGGTTCGGGTCTGGTAGTGGGTCGTTCGATTTGCTGTCCGGTCTCAAGAAG ACGCTGCTGTCGGGTATTGGATCTGCGTCGGCTTCACTCGTTGCGGGCAGCAGTAGCTCTTCGCTGAGCTCCGGCTCGGGACACGGAAGCTCGGGACACTCGAGCGGTAGCTCCAGCTACGGTTCATCGGGCCATTCGTACGAAAAGCCTCAC GAGGACTCACACTTTGACGGTTGGTCGCTGAAGAAATCGATCCTGAACACGCTCTTCCAGGCGGTGAAAGCCATCACCGGTGGCGTGACCGCGATCAAGGGTCAGCTGATCAAGGGTTCGGGCTATCTGGTGAGCGGTGCGGGCAAATTGATCGCTTCCGGCGGTGATGCCGTTACCGGGGTGGGCAAAAAGATCGCCCTGTCCGCCCATCTCATCCCACCGAAGCATTCGTCCCATCCGTTCGCGAAGCTGACCGGCATCCTTTCATCCTCCTCATCGGCGCTGTCCGGGCTGTCCGGATCGTCATCTTCGTCGTCCTCGTCATCGGGCCACCATCACGGTGATTCGTCGGGTGAAA GCTTCACCAGCTACGAGGCACCGACCAGTTACGGTCATGATGCTGGCCACAGCggcccatccggaccgtcctACATTCCACCGGCCAAGAGCTCCCACAAGGCGCCCTCGATCAACTCGTACGGTGCGGATCTggacgatcatcatcatcacggtgGTAGCTACGTGTCTGCCGGCAAGTACGGCCACTCGTCCGATG TATCgctgcaccatcatcatcaggacGACTCCCATCACGATCACTACCCGACTGGGTACGGTAAGGGCCACACGAACGTGGTCGAAGCGTCGGACGTACTGCGCCAAATACTGAACCAGAAGATCCCGCACCATTCGGACGAGTTTCCGAAGAAGGTCATTGCGCAGTACGAGATCCCGTCCGATTCGAACCCACCGCCGTTCAAACCGATCAAGGGCGGCTACCTGCCACCGAACCGGGTGTACGGTGTGCCGGCTGGCCCGATCGATTCCGTTACGCACTCGCACTCGATCACCACCTCGTTCGGTACCGGCCACTATCCGAAACTGATCTCCGCCACGCACGTGGAAACCGAACCGGGACTACCCAGCTCGTACGACATCTACCGCTCGATGTCACTGAAGCACCACGGCGGTCATGACAAGCACCAGCACGGCTCGAAACCGACCGGCTGGGGCTCGCGTGAGATTGGTCACAGTGCGAGCGGTGTGTCGTACGAGCTGCTTCCGCCCAAGCAATCTTCCGGCGAGCTGGTGCACGAGCAGCAGTTGCGTGATCTGACCAAACATCTCGGCAACGGGATCGAGGTGCAGAAATCGCTTGCGTACGAGATCGCCGACCCGTCCGCGTCACACCAGCACCAGAAGCGACGGTCGGATGAAGCGACGGACACGAACACTGACCAAAGCGACGACACCGCGACGAAGAGTACCGCCACGTAG